The proteins below come from a single Mycolicibacterium sp. TY81 genomic window:
- the cysN gene encoding sulfate adenylyltransferase subunit CysN produces the protein MATLLRIATAGSVDDGKSTLIGRLLYDSKAVMEDQLAAVERTSKERGHGYTDLALVTDGLRAEREQGITIDVAYRYFATAKRKFIIADTPGHIQYTRNMVTGTSTAQLAIVLVDARHGLLEQSRRHAFLASLLGIQHIVLAVNKMDLIDWDRERFEKIRDDFHEFVARLDIQDVTTIPLSALAGDNVVTKSDKTPWYEGPSLLSHLEEVYIAGDRNLMDVRFPVQYVIRPQTHEHADHRSYAGTIASGVMRPGDEIVVLPTGKTSTITAIDGPTGPLEEAFAPMAVSVSLADDIDISRGDMIARVHNQPHTTQEFDATVCWMSDDASLEPGRDYIIKHTTRTTRVRVTDLDYRLDVNTLHRDKSATALKLNELGRVTLRTQQPLLLDEYSRNAVTGSFILIDPDTNGTVAAGMVRDTTPAANRSASPNAVRHANLVTAEDRLSKGSTVWFTGLSGSGKSSVAMLVERKLLELGRPAYVLDGDNLRHGLNSDLGFSMADRSENLRRLAHIATLLADSGQIVLVPAISPLEEHRELARKVHTDQGFEFFEVFMDTPLADCEARDPKGLYAKARAGEITHFTGIDSPYQRPKNPDLALVPGDLDAQAQRVVDMLVAPR, from the coding sequence ATGGCAACGTTGCTTCGTATCGCCACTGCTGGCTCCGTCGATGACGGCAAGTCCACGCTGATCGGCCGGCTGCTCTATGACAGTAAGGCCGTCATGGAGGACCAGCTGGCCGCCGTCGAGCGCACCTCCAAGGAACGCGGCCACGGCTACACCGACCTCGCACTGGTCACCGACGGCCTGCGCGCCGAGCGGGAACAGGGCATCACCATCGATGTCGCCTACCGCTACTTCGCCACGGCCAAGCGGAAATTCATCATCGCCGACACCCCGGGTCACATCCAGTACACCCGCAACATGGTCACCGGCACCTCGACGGCGCAGCTGGCCATCGTGCTGGTCGACGCCCGCCACGGGCTGCTGGAGCAGTCGCGCCGGCACGCCTTCCTGGCCTCGCTGCTCGGCATCCAGCACATCGTGCTGGCGGTCAACAAGATGGACCTGATCGATTGGGACCGTGAGCGTTTCGAGAAGATCCGCGACGACTTCCACGAGTTCGTGGCCCGCCTGGACATCCAGGACGTCACCACCATCCCGCTGTCGGCGCTGGCCGGCGACAACGTGGTGACCAAGTCGGACAAGACGCCGTGGTACGAGGGTCCGTCGCTGCTGAGCCACCTCGAAGAGGTGTACATCGCCGGTGACCGCAACCTCATGGACGTCCGCTTCCCGGTGCAGTACGTCATCCGCCCGCAGACCCACGAGCACGCCGACCACCGCAGCTACGCGGGCACCATCGCCAGTGGCGTCATGCGCCCCGGCGACGAGATCGTCGTTCTCCCAACGGGAAAGACCAGCACCATCACCGCGATCGACGGCCCCACCGGGCCGCTCGAGGAGGCCTTCGCGCCCATGGCGGTATCGGTGAGTCTGGCCGACGACATCGACATCTCGCGCGGCGACATGATCGCTCGTGTGCACAACCAGCCGCACACCACGCAGGAATTCGACGCCACCGTGTGCTGGATGTCCGACGACGCGAGCCTCGAGCCGGGCCGGGACTACATCATCAAGCACACCACCCGCACCACACGGGTCCGGGTCACGGACCTCGACTACCGGCTGGACGTCAACACCCTGCATCGCGACAAGAGCGCAACGGCGTTGAAGCTCAACGAACTCGGCCGCGTCACGCTGCGCACGCAGCAGCCGCTGCTGCTCGACGAGTACTCGCGCAACGCCGTGACGGGCTCGTTCATCCTGATCGACCCGGACACCAACGGCACCGTCGCCGCGGGCATGGTGCGTGACACCACGCCGGCGGCCAACCGGTCGGCCAGCCCGAACGCGGTGCGGCACGCCAACCTCGTCACGGCCGAGGACCGGTTGTCGAAGGGCAGCACGGTGTGGTTCACCGGCCTGTCCGGCTCGGGTAAGTCGTCGGTCGCCATGCTGGTGGAGCGCAAGCTGCTCGAATTGGGACGTCCCGCATACGTTCTCGACGGCGACAACCTGCGCCACGGGCTGAACTCGGACCTGGGCTTCTCCATGGCCGACCGCTCGGAGAACCTGCGCCGCCTGGCCCACATCGCCACGCTGCTGGCCGACTCCGGCCAGATCGTGCTGGTGCCGGCGATCAGCCCGCTCGAAGAGCACCGCGAACTGGCGCGAAAGGTCCACACGGACCAGGGATTCGAGTTCTTCGAGGTGTTCATGGACACCCCGTTGGCCGACTGCGAGGCCCGCGATCCCAAGGGGCTCTACGCCAAGGCGCGTGCCGGTGAGATCACGCACTTCACCGGTATCGACAGCCCGTACCAGCGGCCGAAGAACCCGGACCTGGCGCTGGTGCCGGGCGACCTGGATGCCCAGGCGCAGCGCGTCGTCGACATGCTGGTGGCGCCGCGATGA
- a CDS encoding 3'(2'),5'-bisphosphate nucleotidase CysQ, which yields MTDHEVAERLATRAGDLLLDVRAEFATADASERKAAGDKRSHEFLMTELARLRPNDAVLSEEATEEERANSARLTSDRVWIIDPLDGTREFSELDRDDWAVHVALWESGELVAGAVALPAQNTTLHTPEVAAPRAIDGPPRIVVSRTRPPAIALAVRDALDGVLVEMGSAGAKVAAVIQGRADVYVHAGGQFEWDSAAPVAVARAAGLHTSRIDGSPLVYNREDPKLPDLVVCRPELAERVLAITATQ from the coding sequence ATGACCGATCACGAGGTTGCCGAGCGGCTGGCCACCCGCGCGGGTGACCTGCTGCTGGACGTGCGGGCCGAGTTCGCCACGGCCGACGCTTCTGAGCGGAAAGCGGCGGGGGACAAGCGCTCTCACGAGTTCCTGATGACGGAGCTCGCACGCTTGCGTCCCAATGATGCCGTGCTCTCGGAGGAGGCGACGGAGGAGGAGCGGGCCAACAGCGCACGCCTGACCTCCGACCGGGTATGGATCATCGACCCGCTCGACGGCACCCGCGAGTTCTCCGAGCTGGACCGTGACGACTGGGCCGTGCACGTGGCGCTGTGGGAATCCGGCGAGCTGGTCGCCGGCGCCGTGGCGCTGCCCGCGCAGAACACCACGCTGCACACGCCCGAGGTGGCCGCGCCCCGCGCGATCGACGGGCCGCCGCGCATCGTGGTGTCCCGCACCCGCCCGCCGGCCATCGCGCTGGCGGTGCGTGACGCCCTCGACGGTGTCCTGGTCGAAATGGGCTCGGCCGGAGCCAAAGTCGCGGCCGTGATCCAGGGCCGGGCCGACGTCTACGTCCACGCCGGTGGTCAGTTCGAGTGGGACTCCGCCGCGCCGGTCGCGGTGGCCCGCGCTGCCGGCCTGCACACCTCGCGGATCGACGGTTCGCCGCTGGTCTACAACCGCGAGGACCCGAAGCTGCCCGACCTGGTGGTGTGCCGGCCGGAACTGGCCGAGCGGGTGCTGGCGATCACCGCGACGCAGTAG